In one window of Poriferisphaera corsica DNA:
- a CDS encoding PfkB family carbohydrate kinase, giving the protein MSLIVTGSIGIDTIETPDGKKADSVLGGSSIYFAAAASYFGDVRLVGAVGEDFPEAFIGDFKHFQVDTTGLEIRKGSKTFRWHGKYMENMNDRETISVDLNVLAEALPPVPEVYQDSAFVFLANTHPAGQMALLENFPKAKLVVADTMDLWINTEKETLLNLMKKIDGLVLNDSEAELLTGESNVIVAAEKILELGPKFVVVKKGAHGAYLKHAGGACALPAYPTKQVIDPTGAGDSFAGGMMGYLTGADDLSFESLRKAIAYGTIVASFNIEDFSLGRLKTLSREELDKRYAAFCEMLTI; this is encoded by the coding sequence ATGAGTTTGATTGTAACGGGTAGTATCGGAATTGATACGATTGAGACGCCTGATGGAAAAAAGGCGGACAGTGTGTTGGGTGGTTCAAGTATTTATTTTGCTGCGGCGGCATCGTACTTTGGTGATGTGCGATTAGTCGGTGCGGTGGGTGAAGATTTTCCTGAAGCTTTTATCGGGGATTTTAAGCATTTTCAGGTCGATACGACGGGGTTGGAGATTCGTAAGGGGAGTAAGACGTTCCGTTGGCATGGCAAGTACATGGAGAATATGAACGATCGTGAGACGATCTCAGTTGATTTGAATGTGTTGGCTGAGGCGTTGCCGCCGGTACCTGAGGTTTATCAAGATAGTGCTTTTGTATTTCTTGCGAATACGCATCCCGCGGGGCAGATGGCTTTGCTCGAGAACTTCCCGAAGGCGAAGCTTGTGGTGGCGGATACGATGGATCTTTGGATTAATACGGAAAAAGAAACGCTGCTTAATCTGATGAAGAAGATTGACGGCCTTGTGCTGAATGATTCGGAAGCGGAGCTGCTCACTGGTGAGAGTAATGTCATTGTGGCGGCAGAAAAGATTTTGGAGCTTGGCCCGAAATTTGTTGTGGTGAAGAAGGGGGCTCATGGCGCATATCTGAAGCATGCGGGAGGTGCATGTGCATTGCCAGCGTACCCAACTAAGCAAGTAATCGATCCGACCGGGGCAGGGGACAGCTTTGCTGGTGGGATGATGGGGTACCTGACGGGTGCTGACGACTTGAGCTTCGAGTCATTGCGTAAGGCGATTGCGTACGGGACGATTGTTGCGAGCTTTAATATTGAAGATTTCTCGTTGGGCCGATTGAAGACGTTAAGTCGAGAAGAGCTTGATAAGCGTTATGCAGCGTTCTGTGAGATGCTAACGATCTAA
- a CDS encoding DUF5658 family protein: MKWTKMQDMEVETKATNVLNRVAKKMGQPEVAYPGYYKWLIFVSAMDAIMTWAILMVGGIEANPIAAAVMSVWGYAGMVIFKFLLVAFFVVMCEWISRKQYETGRVLVSCGVIISAFPSLLAAGLLVGSLMMG; the protein is encoded by the coding sequence TTGAAATGGACTAAAATGCAGGATATGGAAGTAGAAACGAAGGCGACGAACGTATTGAATCGCGTGGCTAAGAAGATGGGGCAGCCTGAGGTTGCTTATCCTGGGTATTACAAATGGTTGATTTTTGTATCTGCGATGGATGCGATTATGACGTGGGCGATATTGATGGTGGGTGGGATTGAGGCGAATCCAATTGCGGCGGCGGTGATGTCGGTCTGGGGATATGCGGGGATGGTGATATTTAAGTTTTTATTAGTGGCGTTTTTTGTGGTGATGTGTGAATGGATCTCGCGGAAGCAGTATGAGACGGGGCGAGTGTTGGTGTCATGTGGGGTGATCATTAGCGCGTTTCCGAGTTTATTGGCGGCGGGATTGTTGGTGGGGTCACTCATGATGGGGTGA
- a CDS encoding HDOD domain-containing protein: protein MPTLPRIAVRVIELCKSDRCELQELVDVISTDPGLTVKLLASVNSSYYGLNREVVTVSEATKLLGLRAVKTLTIAFCLSQVISEQCPHDFDLEGFWRRCLYSAVAAKLMAERIGSDIEEEAFTAALVQDIGLAAMVQVIGRDYQELMKSTGSNHSVLNRIEQNQLSTDHAQVGASLADRWGLPEILIDAIRYHHNPEDYKGENQQVVQIVNLSSLVADALSPEQIAVATISTFSSQLEEWLGIPEEQAHDLLNDVEEKSRKLGGSFKIKPRPQRDINKLLIQANDRLIKMAIESNQRLVELEKKNYQLKAAAQRDPLTGLANRRMFDSSLREGYLKSSEADFPLSLILFDIDHFKKINDEYGHLAGDRVLIMIARLLQEHEPDGGCIARFGGEEFTLVLPRLGVASAAQIAEHMRSRIEQLRFDIGGGKRIHATVSAGVAGRDHLRQLSSEIELLDCADKALYAAKSSGRNCVRVLRPMMMPRVTPDKPCDQAVD, encoded by the coding sequence TTGCCAACTCTGCCACGGATTGCAGTTCGAGTGATCGAATTATGCAAATCGGATCGGTGTGAGTTGCAGGAACTGGTGGATGTAATCAGTACGGATCCGGGGCTAACGGTGAAGTTGCTGGCATCTGTGAACAGCAGCTACTATGGACTGAATCGTGAGGTGGTGACTGTCAGCGAGGCAACTAAGTTATTAGGGTTGCGAGCGGTTAAAACTTTGACGATTGCGTTCTGCTTATCGCAGGTTATTTCAGAACAGTGTCCGCATGATTTTGACCTTGAGGGTTTTTGGCGGCGTTGTTTATATTCGGCTGTTGCTGCGAAATTGATGGCTGAACGGATTGGCAGTGATATAGAGGAAGAAGCGTTTACCGCAGCACTTGTGCAAGATATCGGTTTGGCTGCGATGGTGCAGGTGATTGGGCGTGATTATCAGGAACTGATGAAGTCGACAGGCTCCAATCATTCAGTTTTAAATCGGATCGAACAAAATCAATTGTCGACAGACCATGCTCAGGTCGGCGCATCACTAGCAGATCGATGGGGCTTGCCGGAGATACTGATTGATGCGATCAGATATCACCATAATCCAGAAGATTATAAAGGCGAGAATCAGCAGGTCGTTCAGATTGTGAATTTAAGTAGTTTGGTCGCAGATGCTTTATCGCCGGAGCAGATTGCAGTCGCGACTATTTCTACCTTTTCAAGTCAACTCGAAGAATGGCTTGGTATTCCTGAAGAGCAAGCCCACGATTTGCTGAATGATGTTGAAGAGAAAAGCCGCAAGTTGGGTGGATCGTTTAAGATCAAGCCAAGGCCGCAGCGAGATATTAATAAGCTGCTTATACAAGCGAATGATCGCCTGATTAAGATGGCAATTGAGAGTAATCAGCGCTTAGTTGAGCTAGAAAAGAAGAATTACCAGTTAAAGGCAGCGGCGCAACGTGATCCACTGACAGGGCTGGCGAATCGTCGAATGTTTGATAGTTCATTGCGAGAAGGATACCTCAAGAGTAGTGAGGCTGATTTCCCATTAAGTTTGATCTTATTTGATATTGATCACTTTAAGAAGATCAATGATGAGTATGGGCATCTAGCAGGTGATCGTGTTTTGATCATGATTGCAAGATTGTTGCAGGAGCATGAACCTGATGGGGGATGCATTGCGAGGTTTGGTGGCGAGGAATTCACACTTGTACTGCCACGACTGGGTGTCGCTTCAGCAGCTCAGATTGCAGAACATATGCGATCACGTATTGAACAGTTACGATTCGACATTGGAGGCGGTAAACGTATTCACGCTACTGTGAGTGCAGGCGTTGCCGGTCGTGATCATCTTCGTCAGTTAAGTAGTGAGATTGAATTGTTGGATTGCGCGGATAAGGCGTTGTATGCTGCTAAATCATCAGGTCGAAATTGTGTTCGTGTTTTGAGGCCGATGATGATGCCGAGAGTTACACCAGATAAACCATGCGATCAGGCTGTTGATTGA
- a CDS encoding UDP-glucose dehydrogenase family protein — MRITMVGTGYVGLVTGTCFANTGNQVTCLDIDQSKIEKLNNGISPIYEPGLDELIGRNAKASRLHFTTDKSAAYKNAEIIFIAVGTPSGSDGRANLQYVLAAAQDIGDAIEASSDTREKIIVVKSTVPVGTNIKVQQAVASRTSKTFHMASNPEFLKEGAAINDFNKPDRVVIGAHTKYAADKMRDLYEPFVRQGNPIFIMDIPSAEMVKYASNCMLATKISFINEVANLCEQYGADISEVRRGMCSDKRIGNQFLYPGLGYGGSCFPKDVLAMISMGQDCGHPAELLESVHRVNQQQRDVFLTKLESHFEGADWSKLKIAVWGIAFKPGTDDVREAPSITLIQKLLEKGATVTAYDPVAHETAGEVLTDSITYANNAIEAINDADALIVCTDWSEFKNPEFELMKDKMATPVIFDGRNVYRRSTMREYGFVYHSVGRAPINEENAAV; from the coding sequence ATGCGCATCACCATGGTCGGCACCGGATACGTCGGTCTTGTTACCGGCACATGCTTCGCCAATACCGGCAACCAAGTCACATGCCTCGACATCGATCAATCCAAAATCGAAAAGCTCAACAACGGCATCTCTCCCATCTACGAACCAGGTCTCGATGAACTCATCGGCCGCAACGCAAAAGCCAGCCGACTACACTTCACCACCGATAAATCCGCCGCTTACAAAAACGCTGAAATCATCTTCATCGCCGTAGGCACCCCCTCCGGCAGTGACGGCCGCGCCAACCTCCAATACGTCCTCGCCGCCGCTCAAGACATCGGCGACGCCATCGAAGCATCCTCAGACACACGCGAAAAAATCATCGTCGTCAAATCAACCGTTCCCGTCGGCACAAACATCAAAGTTCAGCAAGCCGTCGCATCACGCACCAGCAAAACCTTCCACATGGCCTCGAACCCCGAGTTCCTCAAAGAAGGCGCCGCCATCAACGACTTCAACAAACCTGACCGCGTCGTTATCGGGGCACACACCAAATACGCCGCCGACAAAATGCGCGATCTCTACGAGCCATTCGTCCGTCAAGGCAACCCCATCTTCATCATGGACATCCCATCCGCTGAAATGGTCAAGTACGCCTCAAACTGCATGCTCGCCACCAAAATCTCATTCATCAACGAAGTCGCAAACCTCTGCGAACAATACGGTGCAGATATCTCCGAAGTCCGCCGCGGCATGTGTTCCGACAAACGCATCGGCAACCAATTCCTCTACCCCGGCCTCGGCTACGGCGGATCATGCTTCCCCAAAGACGTGCTCGCCATGATCTCTATGGGCCAGGACTGTGGCCACCCCGCAGAACTCCTCGAATCCGTCCACCGCGTCAACCAACAACAACGTGACGTCTTCCTCACCAAACTTGAATCTCATTTCGAAGGCGCCGACTGGTCGAAACTCAAAATCGCCGTCTGGGGCATCGCCTTCAAGCCCGGCACAGACGACGTCCGCGAAGCCCCATCCATCACACTCATCCAAAAGCTCCTCGAGAAAGGCGCAACCGTCACCGCATACGACCCCGTCGCTCACGAAACCGCAGGCGAAGTCCTCACCGACTCCATCACCTATGCCAACAACGCCATCGAGGCCATCAACGACGCCGACGCACTCATCGTCTGCACCGACTGGTCCGAATTCAAAAACCCAGAATTCGAACTCATGAAAGATAAAATGGCCACCCCCGTCATCTTCGACGGCCGCAACGTCTACCGCCGCTCCACCATGCGTGAATACGGCTTCGTCTACCACTCCGTAGGCCGCGCACCTATCAATGAAGAAAACGCAGCCGTCTAA
- a CDS encoding nitrite/sulfite reductase: MSNGKQPEPVFNTADGDLNEVERFKLESDGVRGILGPDFRNLEGPGDIEKASEQLAKSHGIYLEYNRAKTGREKDWMYMIRATIPGGGAFTADQWDVFDGLADKYCDNNPFGGSSLRLTTRQNVQYHWLHKDKVIDLVGEMASTGFYALNGCGDNVRNVMGCPLSKFSSIYDANKKAQEYGEYFRLPAAPHIQVFAIDPNFIRDPEKQYKYGEKLLNRKFKIAFSAVHRNLQTGEIEYDNCVEIRTNDLGVMPIVEGDKVAAYQLYIGGGQGEKNGKATFAAHGEPLGIVTEEQLMPALDGIVKVHDEWGDRKNRHWARLKYVVNAQGIPWYQDQLREKGIEIESPNSELEPGARMMHHGWQELETTGKLAFGAYIENGRLIDGENGKLKSMVRDTMQKFAGTELMITPNQDLLFTNIEPEAKDEFEAYLGEYGFGKRNGKAYSSLRVLSGACVGLPTCRLSYTESERFEPELIDTLDEMGYGDLKESIGITGCERQCFRPATKTIGWVGQGPNMYMLKLGGSEDGRYQGTALVEDEKLYFRQVPRDKVAVLSAKLFDLAKAHMTDEEIGDSGAVFRRLGSKFILDALRADEEIAPLMEKTAKAPFLPKGCAVDHYAAATMS, from the coding sequence ATGAGTAATGGCAAGCAGCCGGAGCCGGTGTTCAATACAGCGGACGGCGATCTTAACGAGGTTGAGCGATTTAAGCTCGAGAGTGATGGTGTGCGTGGGATTCTTGGGCCGGACTTCCGGAATCTGGAAGGGCCGGGCGATATCGAGAAGGCGAGCGAGCAGCTTGCGAAGTCGCATGGCATCTATTTGGAATATAACCGGGCGAAGACGGGTCGTGAGAAGGATTGGATGTACATGATCCGTGCGACGATCCCTGGGGGCGGCGCATTTACCGCGGATCAGTGGGACGTGTTTGATGGGCTGGCGGACAAGTATTGTGACAACAATCCGTTTGGCGGTTCATCGCTGCGGCTGACGACACGTCAGAATGTGCAGTATCACTGGCTGCACAAGGACAAGGTGATTGATCTTGTTGGGGAGATGGCGTCGACGGGGTTCTATGCGCTGAATGGTTGTGGTGATAACGTGCGTAACGTGATGGGCTGCCCGCTCTCGAAATTCAGTTCGATTTATGATGCGAACAAGAAGGCGCAGGAGTATGGCGAATATTTCCGTCTGCCTGCCGCTCCGCATATTCAGGTGTTTGCGATTGATCCGAACTTTATTCGTGATCCTGAGAAGCAGTACAAGTATGGTGAAAAGCTTTTGAACCGTAAGTTCAAGATTGCTTTTAGTGCAGTACATCGCAACTTGCAGACGGGTGAGATTGAGTACGATAACTGTGTTGAGATCCGTACGAATGACCTGGGTGTGATGCCGATTGTCGAGGGTGACAAGGTTGCGGCTTATCAGTTGTATATTGGTGGGGGGCAAGGCGAGAAGAATGGTAAGGCGACGTTTGCTGCTCATGGTGAGCCTTTGGGTATCGTGACGGAAGAACAGTTGATGCCTGCACTGGATGGGATTGTGAAGGTGCATGATGAATGGGGGGATCGTAAGAACCGTCACTGGGCGAGGCTGAAGTATGTGGTGAATGCGCAGGGCATCCCGTGGTATCAAGATCAGCTTCGTGAGAAGGGGATCGAGATTGAATCACCTAACTCAGAGTTAGAGCCAGGCGCTCGGATGATGCACCATGGATGGCAGGAGCTTGAGACGACAGGTAAGCTGGCGTTTGGTGCTTATATCGAGAATGGGCGTTTGATTGACGGTGAGAACGGTAAGCTGAAGAGCATGGTGCGCGACACGATGCAGAAGTTTGCGGGTACTGAGCTGATGATCACGCCGAACCAAGACCTGCTGTTTACGAATATTGAGCCTGAGGCCAAGGATGAGTTTGAAGCTTATCTTGGCGAGTACGGTTTTGGTAAGCGTAATGGCAAGGCCTATTCGTCGCTTAGAGTGCTTTCGGGTGCTTGTGTTGGTTTGCCGACTTGCCGATTGAGTTATACGGAGAGCGAACGGTTTGAGCCGGAGCTGATTGATACGCTAGACGAGATGGGTTATGGAGATCTGAAGGAATCGATCGGGATTACCGGTTGTGAACGTCAGTGTTTCCGCCCGGCGACAAAGACGATCGGCTGGGTGGGGCAGGGCCCGAACATGTATATGTTGAAGCTGGGCGGGTCTGAAGATGGCCGTTATCAAGGTACGGCTTTGGTCGAAGATGAGAAGCTGTACTTCAGGCAGGTGCCTCGTGATAAGGTTGCTGTACTGAGCGCGAAGTTGTTTGACTTGGCGAAGGCGCATATGACTGATGAGGAAATTGGTGATAGTGGCGCGGTGTTCCGCAGATTGGGCAGCAAGTTTATCTTGGATGCGCTGCGGGCTGATGAGGAGATTGCACCTTTGATGGAGAAGACGGCCAAGGCGCCGTTCTTGCCAAAGGGCTGTGCGGTCGATCATTATGCAGCGGCAACGATGAGCTAA
- a CDS encoding ATP-dependent Clp protease ATP-binding subunit: MFERFTDRARKVMALANQEAQRFNHEWIGTEHILLGLVKEGSGVGANVLKNMDVDLRKVRLEVEKLVKSGPDMVTMGKLPQTPRAKKVIEYAIDEARNLNHNYVGTEHLLLGLLREHEGVAAQVLMNLNLKLEEVREEVLNLLGAGVDPEEATMTGKPESGSSSSSQAGAKGGKSKTPALDSFGRDLTELARQDQLDPVIGRADEIERLVQILCRRTKNNPVLLGEAGVGKTAIVEGLAQLIVGNDVPEILHDRRIVVLDLAMMVAGTKYRGQFEERIKAVMNEVRRAKNVLLFIDELHTLVGAGGAEGAIDASNVLKPALSRGEIQCIGATTLDEYRKYIEKDGALERRFQTILVDPPGKADTVAILKGLKDRYEAHHRVAITDEAIEQAVELSDRYITARVQPDKSIDVIDEAGARIRLKSMSKPPNLAELEEQIERLSIEKDEAVKSADYEKAAELRDQAESLRRNKEQIQRDWRAKSKEVDGIVDDEVIAEVVSKMTGVPLTRLEKAESERLLNLEDELHKTVVSQNDAIKAIAKAVRRSRSGLKDPRRPMGSFIFVGPSGVGKTLLSKAIAEFMFGDPESLIRIDMSEYMEKHNVSRLVGAPPGYVGYEEGGQLTEQIRRRPYAVVLLDEIEKAHPDVFNMLLQIMEEGELTDSFGRHVSFRNVILIMTSNIGADLIKNKAGFGFAIKAEEADYQKMKTTLNNEIERYFRPEFINRLDDIIVFRPLNRGDLNGIVEYEIRKVFKRLEERDMAIQVDQKAKDFLIDKGYNPDFGARPLRRAIEQNIEDPLSESILRDEFRAGQVIKVTHNDDNEHLTFTAEKLPDPSTEEKKTEKKSSEQTVKPTNGNGSEDDS; this comes from the coding sequence ATGTTTGAACGATTTACAGACCGAGCACGCAAGGTCATGGCACTGGCCAACCAGGAAGCCCAGCGTTTCAACCATGAGTGGATCGGCACCGAGCACATCCTCCTTGGCCTCGTCAAGGAAGGATCTGGCGTCGGCGCAAACGTCCTGAAAAACATGGATGTCGATCTACGCAAAGTCCGCTTGGAAGTTGAAAAACTCGTCAAGTCCGGCCCCGACATGGTCACCATGGGCAAACTCCCACAAACACCCCGCGCAAAGAAAGTCATTGAATACGCAATTGACGAAGCGCGCAACCTCAACCACAACTACGTCGGCACCGAGCACCTCCTACTCGGCCTCCTCCGTGAACACGAAGGCGTCGCCGCTCAAGTTCTCATGAACCTCAACCTTAAGCTCGAAGAAGTTCGCGAAGAGGTACTCAACCTCCTCGGCGCAGGCGTCGACCCCGAAGAAGCAACCATGACCGGCAAGCCCGAGTCCGGCTCTTCCTCGTCCTCCCAAGCCGGAGCCAAGGGCGGAAAATCCAAAACCCCCGCACTCGATTCCTTCGGCCGAGATCTCACCGAACTCGCCCGACAAGATCAACTCGACCCCGTCATCGGACGTGCAGATGAGATCGAACGTCTCGTTCAAATCCTTTGCCGCCGTACAAAAAACAACCCCGTCCTCCTCGGCGAAGCCGGCGTCGGCAAGACAGCCATCGTCGAAGGACTCGCTCAACTCATCGTCGGCAACGACGTCCCCGAAATTCTCCACGACCGCCGCATCGTTGTCCTCGACCTCGCCATGATGGTCGCAGGCACCAAATACCGCGGCCAGTTCGAGGAACGCATCAAAGCCGTCATGAACGAAGTACGTCGCGCTAAAAACGTACTCCTCTTCATCGACGAACTCCACACCCTCGTCGGTGCAGGCGGTGCCGAAGGCGCCATCGACGCATCCAATGTTCTCAAGCCCGCACTCTCCCGCGGTGAGATCCAATGTATCGGTGCGACCACACTCGACGAATATCGCAAGTACATCGAAAAAGACGGCGCTCTCGAACGTCGCTTTCAGACCATCCTCGTTGACCCTCCTGGAAAAGCCGACACCGTCGCTATCCTCAAGGGGCTCAAGGATCGCTACGAAGCGCACCACCGTGTCGCCATCACCGACGAAGCCATCGAGCAAGCCGTTGAGCTTTCTGATCGCTACATCACAGCCCGCGTGCAACCCGATAAATCAATCGACGTGATCGACGAGGCCGGTGCCCGCATCCGCCTCAAGAGCATGTCCAAGCCGCCGAATCTCGCCGAGCTTGAAGAACAGATCGAACGCCTCTCCATCGAAAAAGATGAAGCCGTCAAATCTGCCGACTACGAAAAAGCCGCAGAATTGCGTGACCAAGCCGAATCACTCCGTCGCAACAAAGAACAAATCCAACGCGATTGGCGTGCAAAATCCAAGGAAGTCGATGGCATTGTCGACGACGAAGTCATCGCCGAAGTCGTCTCCAAGATGACCGGCGTACCGCTCACCCGTCTCGAAAAAGCAGAGTCCGAACGACTCCTCAACCTCGAAGACGAACTCCACAAAACCGTTGTCTCTCAGAACGACGCCATCAAAGCCATCGCCAAGGCCGTCAGGCGTTCACGCTCCGGCCTCAAAGACCCACGCCGCCCAATGGGCTCCTTCATCTTCGTCGGCCCCTCCGGCGTCGGTAAGACCCTACTCTCCAAGGCCATCGCTGAATTCATGTTCGGCGACCCCGAATCACTCATCCGCATCGACATGTCCGAGTACATGGAGAAACACAACGTCTCCCGTCTCGTCGGAGCGCCTCCCGGCTACGTCGGCTACGAAGAAGGTGGCCAGCTCACTGAGCAGATCCGCCGCCGCCCATACGCCGTCGTTCTACTCGACGAGATCGAAAAAGCGCACCCCGACGTCTTCAACATGCTCCTCCAGATCATGGAAGAAGGCGAGCTCACCGACTCCTTCGGCCGCCACGTTTCCTTCCGAAACGTTATCCTCATCATGACCTCAAACATCGGCGCCGACCTCATCAAAAACAAAGCCGGCTTCGGTTTCGCAATCAAAGCAGAAGAAGCCGACTACCAAAAAATGAAGACCACGCTCAACAACGAAATCGAGCGTTACTTCCGTCCCGAGTTCATCAACCGACTCGACGACATCATCGTCTTCCGTCCACTCAACCGCGGCGACCTCAACGGCATCGTCGAATACGAAATCCGCAAGGTTTTCAAACGCCTCGAAGAACGCGACATGGCCATCCAAGTCGATCAGAAAGCCAAAGACTTCCTCATCGACAAGGGCTACAACCCCGACTTCGGTGCCCGTCCACTCCGACGCGCCATCGAACAAAACATCGAAGACCCTCTCTCCGAATCCATCCTTCGCGATGAATTCAGAGCCGGCCAAGTCATCAAAGTTACCCACAATGATGACAACGAGCACCTCACCTTCACCGCTGAAAAGCTCCCCGATCCCTCAACCGAAGAAAAGAAGACTGAGAAAAAATCTTCTGAACAAACCGTCAAGCCAACCAATGGCAACGGCTCCGAAGATGACAGCTAA
- a CDS encoding EVE domain-containing protein gives MKYWLIKTEPGTWSWEDQCNNPDQTEHWDGVRNFLANKHMKEMRLGDRAFFYHSVKEKKIVGIVEVVKEHYPDHTDEKGKFGMVDFKVVMPVEREVTLEEIKGMKALEEMVLVKNSRLSVQPVTKKEWGIVCKLAGVKA, from the coding sequence ATGAAATACTGGTTAATTAAAACTGAACCTGGGACATGGTCGTGGGAAGATCAATGCAATAATCCCGACCAGACGGAGCATTGGGACGGGGTTCGAAATTTTCTAGCGAACAAGCATATGAAGGAGATGCGTCTGGGGGATCGGGCGTTTTTCTATCATTCAGTTAAGGAAAAGAAGATTGTGGGGATTGTTGAGGTGGTGAAAGAGCATTACCCGGATCATACGGACGAAAAGGGTAAGTTTGGCATGGTTGATTTTAAGGTGGTGATGCCTGTGGAACGAGAAGTGACGCTGGAGGAGATCAAAGGGATGAAGGCGTTGGAGGAAATGGTGCTGGTGAAGAATAGCCGACTGTCGGTACAGCCAGTGACAAAAAAGGAGTGGGGGATTGTTTGCAAGCTGGCCGGCGTTAAGGCCTGA
- the gltX gene encoding glutamate--tRNA ligase yields MSDIEKQKVVTRFAPSPTGFLHVGGARTAMFSWAYARANGGEFILRIEDTDKARSTPEATKAIIADMKWLGLDWDQGPAPGSCDSCHGDADWDPYAEQKGENGPYFQSQRGELYEAAIKKLFDMGRAYYCFKTAEELDAARKAARAAKKPYQYDPADMLALNADEDALKAKLDSGDKHVVRFKMPDHDVVVNDEILGEVVVKAAELEDFIIVKADGGPTFHLANVVDDAAMGVTLVMRAQEHLNNTPKHVALFEALGLKLPKFAHIPLIFNSDGSKMSKRDKGKAARAAAKDAKLESVEGIDDELFKGFMDKKNDEMVVSIAIAKQLGLALPEIDVADFRDSGYLPEVLNNYLALLGWSPGNDIERFGADPLTFIKDHFTLERVGKSAAKFDRDKLAKFNTEAVVMLEPEDFKARLKKHLETHYPEYGSILANEAHFDAFCKANQERSRSLDEPAKGGMFFVSDEVKYDFKPKNIKKAIMKNEGEGFVMLARLKDAFSELPEEGFGDAAHEWIAKTAEEEGLNMGKMAQPIRVAVSGGTVTPPIDATLNILGKAKTLARFEACIAAKPK; encoded by the coding sequence ATGAGCGATATAGAAAAACAAAAAGTCGTAACCCGTTTTGCACCCAGCCCGACCGGATTTTTGCACGTTGGCGGGGCGCGGACGGCAATGTTCAGCTGGGCGTATGCGCGTGCTAATGGTGGCGAGTTTATCTTGCGGATTGAGGATACGGATAAAGCAAGGTCGACGCCGGAGGCGACGAAGGCGATTATCGCTGATATGAAGTGGCTAGGTCTTGATTGGGATCAGGGGCCAGCCCCCGGAAGTTGCGATTCCTGCCATGGGGATGCTGATTGGGATCCGTATGCGGAGCAAAAGGGGGAGAACGGGCCGTATTTCCAGAGTCAGCGTGGTGAGTTGTATGAAGCGGCGATCAAGAAGCTTTTTGATATGGGACGGGCGTATTACTGCTTCAAGACGGCAGAGGAGTTGGATGCGGCGCGTAAGGCGGCGAGAGCGGCGAAGAAACCGTATCAATATGACCCGGCGGATATGCTGGCGCTGAATGCGGATGAAGACGCGCTGAAGGCGAAGTTGGATTCTGGTGATAAGCATGTGGTGCGGTTTAAGATGCCAGACCATGATGTGGTGGTGAATGATGAGATTTTGGGTGAGGTCGTTGTGAAGGCTGCTGAGCTTGAGGATTTCATCATTGTGAAAGCGGATGGTGGGCCGACGTTCCATCTGGCGAATGTGGTGGATGATGCGGCGATGGGTGTGACGTTGGTGATGCGGGCACAGGAGCATTTGAATAACACGCCAAAGCATGTGGCTTTGTTTGAAGCCCTTGGATTGAAGTTGCCGAAGTTCGCGCACATTCCATTGATCTTTAACAGCGATGGCTCGAAGATGAGTAAACGCGATAAGGGTAAGGCTGCGAGAGCGGCTGCGAAGGATGCGAAGCTCGAAAGTGTTGAGGGGATTGATGATGAACTCTTTAAAGGGTTCATGGACAAAAAGAATGACGAGATGGTGGTGTCGATTGCGATCGCCAAGCAGCTTGGTTTGGCTTTACCTGAGATTGATGTGGCAGACTTTAGAGATTCGGGATATTTGCCTGAGGTGTTGAATAACTATTTGGCGCTGCTTGGTTGGTCGCCAGGCAATGATATTGAGCGATTTGGTGCTGATCCACTAACGTTTATCAAAGATCATTTTACGCTTGAACGTGTGGGTAAGAGCGCGGCGAAGTTTGATCGTGATAAGTTGGCGAAGTTCAATACGGAAGCGGTTGTAATGCTTGAGCCTGAGGATTTTAAAGCGCGATTGAAGAAGCATCTCGAAACGCATTATCCGGAGTATGGGTCGATCTTGGCGAACGAGGCTCACTTTGATGCGTTCTGTAAGGCGAATCAGGAGCGTAGTCGTTCGTTGGATGAGCCAGCGAAGGGCGGGATGTTCTTTGTGAGTGATGAGGTGAAGTATGACTTTAAGCCAAAGAATATTAAGAAGGCCATAATGAAGAATGAGGGGGAGGGGTTTGTGATGTTGGCTCGATTGAAGGACGCGTTTAGTGAATTGCCTGAAGAGGGATTTGGCGATGCGGCTCATGAGTGGATCGCAAAGACAGCAGAGGAAGAGGGGCTGAATATGGGCAAGATGGCGCAGCCGATTCGTGTGGCCGTGAGTGGTGGGACGGTGACGCCGCCGATTGATGCGACGCTGAACATTTTAGGTAAAGCAAAGACGCTGGCACGTTTTGAAGCGTGTATTGCGGCGAAGCCAAAATAA